The Salvelinus namaycush isolate Seneca chromosome 5, SaNama_1.0, whole genome shotgun sequence genome segment GAGAGAAACCGAAGCAAAATAATGAGAGAGAGTGTAACGGCTCTCgtcgaaaggagtggaccaaagcgcggCATGGAAAatgttcatgattttatttatttttatacaaaaaaaacaaaaaagcgCACAGCTCTGTCaggtacagacatgaaacagaaaacaatctgagacaacgatagacagctgcctctgattgggaatgacactcggccaaaaacaaagaaagagaaaacatagactttcccacccgtgtcacaccctgacctaaccaaacatagagaataataaggatctctaagttCAGggcgtgaaagagagagagaaagagagagagagagagagagagagagagagagagagagagagagagagagagagtgagagagagagagagagagagaggggggggggggaaatgggaAGGGGTTTAACACTTTCATGATAAATACTGTGATCTCTGATTAAACCATCAAAATGATTCTGAATGTGGGTCAGTGGTGCTGTTACATTGTTCTCTGCACATATCCCTGACCTAGACAAAACATATCCCTGACCTAGACAAAACATATCCCTGACCTAGACAATCTATGGCTGTGTCTAGTTATTATTATACAGTCTATGCAATATTCTGACCCTCTCCTGGTTGGTGCCTGACTCAGAGGCTGAAGGAGTGGGTTGCTGTTCAGAGTGACTCAGGAGATCACACAAAATGGGGAGAAGTTGAAAGGATCCTGAACATGACAGCAGTGAGGATCCAAGAGATGGGAGGCACAGTGGATTTTGCAGATGTAGGCACTCATCAGGTAGGCTACAATACACACCACCAGTCAAGTGTATTATTTTCCAGATAATGTCACACAATTGGGTGTAATAATGTGTCTTAAAATACCTTTTAAAAAGAATGTACCTTTCCGGTCTATCACATAAGCTGCCCAGTGGGGAGACTGTGCCACTTCCACCGGTGATACTGGCTGAGTTTGAGAGGGACCCAAAGAAAAATACTCTCTGTATCTACGGCCATGTGGATGTCCAGCCAGCCAAGATGGCGGACGGCTGGACCACTGACCCCTTCAATCTAACAGAAATCAAAGGTATTGCTGCATGTTACATGCCATGAATGGAGGGGTTTGATGTACATCCAAAATAATAACAGGAGCTGGACAAAAAGAAAGTCAATTTTGAGAGAACGTAATGTCTGTTTTCCTGGGCCAAAATGGGatattttaaacaaatcaaagtttgATTACTTGGAGAAGAGGAATGTCCACTCACTGTTTTGCTGCTCCCATACGGGATCTTTTAATAAACCTTAGATGATATAACCACAACCAGGTTGCCTGCCTGCTATTCATAGGCCAGCTTCAGCTAGCTAATGTACCCTGGTATTACAAATGTGACAATATGACGATGATGGTGGCTCAAGATTTTGGTTCCCTAGGTAACCTGTATGGGCGAGGGGCCACGGACAACAAAGGGCCGGTCCTGGCCTGGCTTCATGCTGTGGAGGCCTACCAGGCCACAGAGAAGGTTAGGATTTGCCCTGAAACAGCACAGCTGAAATCTGAATGTTAATGTTCTGCTTTCAGTCTCTAGTTAGTTTTTAGACATTATCTAACCCATGCAGTGTTGCTTTACATAGCAATGGTTATTAAAGGGATTATGTAATGTATGTATTATAACCTCAATGTTTGGGGTAATCTGTGAGTCTGAATATAAAACAATTTGTGGGATTGTAGTGGAGTCAAACAGTATGTGAATGAGAGAAGGGTCACTGACTGGTAGGATTGCCTGGATCTATTGGTTTCAGGAGATACCAGTGAATATAAAACTCATCATTGAGGGTCTGGAGGAGGTGGGCTCATACGGTCTGTTGGAGTTGACCAGGAAGAGAAACGACAGCTTCTTTGCAGATGTGGACTTCATAGTGATCTCTGACAACGTGTGGGCGAGCAGAACCCCAGCCCTGACCTATGGAGCCAGAGGGAGCAGCTATTTCTTTGTGGAGGTGATGATATAGCTAATTTGATTGGTCAAATAAAAATATGACACACTCTACCAGTGCACCATTTGTTCAGTATCTTCCTCTGTTATGTGTTTCAGGTTGATGGCCCTAAAATGGACTTCCATTCTGGAGTGTATGGGGGTTCTATCCAGGAGCCCATGTCAGATCTGATAGCCTTACTGGGTGCGATACAGAGGCATTTGACTGACAGCTCTATCCAATCGTCAAGAAAATATAGGCGCAACTCTTGTCTGATAGTAAAAATGATAATTTCATTCCGTTATAGTTCAGGTCAGAAGTCCCTGCGCCGAGCAAAAAAAATAAGATAAAGGTGTATGTGAGCTAAGGTGCTTACCCAAACTCAGTTCTAGTTAAAACATGTTTCATTCCAAAATGTCTTCGTTATTTCTTATTCCTCCCAAACAGGAAGTCTGTTGGACCACACAGGTAAGATCCTGGTTCCTGGGGTCACTGATGATGTCGCGCCCCTCACTGAGGATGAGAGGAAGCTCTATGACAACATCAGCTTTGACCTGGAGGAGATGAAGAGTGTGGCTGGGGTCAAACACTTTCTACAGGACACTAAGGTACTTGTCTTACCAATTAtgctcattgtcatgccaaacattgATAATGGCATAACAACCATTGGAGTTGGCTATACTAttttaccattatttaactaggcaagtcagttaagaacaaattcttattttcaatgacggcctaggaacagtgggttaactgccttgttcaggggcagagctacagatttttaccttttcagctcgaggattcaatcttgcaacctttcggttactagtccaacactctaaccactaggctacctgccgccccatactAAACTAATCTGGGCGTGAGGAAGACATGTTCTGTAGAAGTCGATGTTTGACAGAGGGTGATTACTTTTTTGGGGATACACACTATCTGAGCTGTATAACATGATACAAACAAAGTGTGTTAATATATATACAGGAGGAAGTCCTCATGGCTCGATGGCGTAACCCATCCTTGTCCATCCACGGGATCCAGGGGGCCTTCTCAGATCCAGGCACCAAAACTGTCATCCCCAAACAGGTCACAGGGAAGTTCTCCATCCGACAGGTCTCCAACATGGACCCTCCAGATGTGGAGAGGAAGGTACAGAGTATCTACCTGTCATGGTTTGAATGACAGGGGTAGCACGCTTGAGACAGGAGAACACCCATAACAAACCCTTTAAGGATCAAATTACAAACACGGATACCCCATAACCCCCGCAACCCCCATAACCCCCATAACCCCCGCAACCTCTGCAACCCCCGTAACCCCTGCAACCCCCGTAACCCCTGTAACCCCCGTAACCCCTGCAACCCCCGTAACCCCTGTAACCCCCGTAACCCCTGTAACCCCCGTAACCCCCGTAACCCCTGCAACCCCCGTAACCCCTGTAACCCCCGTAACACCTGTAACCCCCGTAACCCCTGCAACCCCCGTAACCCCCGTAACCCCTGTAACCCCCGTTACCCCCGTAACCCCTGTAACCAGTGAGTGAGTAGTAAGTGAttataagttgctctggataagagcgtctgctaaattaccaaaatgtaaatgtattggtCTCTGAGTAAGTGTACAGTATAGAAAAGTTGGCTCGCTCTATCTTGGTCACTCTAAGAGTCAATGTGTATATTTAAAACCCAGAGACCAATGTTAACATAACCACCCTCTTCAAGCCTCCATGTCAAACTCTCCCCTGTCACAATGCCATGTTTCACAGGTGAAGGAGCACCTTCAGCAGGTCTTCTCCACTCTAAAAAGCCCTAACAGGCTGAGGGTGACCGCAACTGTTGGGGCTAAACCATGGGTGGCTAACCTGAAGGACCCACAGTACGTTGCCGGACAAAGGGCAGTCAGAGAGGGTCAGTTGTAGAGGCCATTTACATAACCTCTCTCATTTGAAACCATGTCTAACTTCATTGTTTAAGTTAAGATGCGGTTTACCCTTGTGCTAGTGTTTGGAGTGGACCCGGAGCTTATCCGTGAGGGCTCCACCATCCCTATCGCTCAGAACTTCCAGGAGGAGACAGGCAAGAGTGTGATGATGCTGCCCATAGGTGGCCATGATGATGGAGAGCACTCTCAGAATGAGAAGATCAGCAGGTAAGAGAAGATGAGAAAAAGAAGAGATAAGATTCCAGACGTTTCTCCCCTAAATTcatttttaattttttacatGGCAGATGAATCATGGCAAACATCATCTTCAGTAAAATACTGAATATTGTTTTTCTCTCTCAGGTACAACTACATTGAGGGGACGAAGCTGTTTGCTGCTTATTTTTATGAGCTTTCACTACTAAAGTAGGTGTAGCATATATTTCCATCAAAGCTGTGACCATGATAATTATGCTGTAGGTGACAGTATTGTGCTATTTGAGTGCCCGGGTTGCCGTCAATAATGTCTGAATCCATGCTGTGACTCCACTCTCacagggtgtctcagggggagtgggatatgcaaacAACACATGTCCATTTCACCACACAATGAATAggttacacacttgtacatgtgtgtaaCAGGAAAAATATAACCACCCCTATTTGACCTTTGAACAGGTATTATTACATAGCCTGAATGAGGGTTATTGCTTACCATAAGTACAACATTTTAGGCCCCTCTAGAATAACTAtttctactatttgtattttaTGCATGTATTCTACTGTGGATGAACTAATAAAGGGGGAAAAGACAaatggtggcatgtcttgtgaaatcaatgtatttgtcagaaggtgggtgtagctggtgcatgaagtcaggcgcaggagagcagaatgaGTGAGCAATGTACTACTCAAAATAAAGGCACACGGTAACAATACACTTGACCAACAATAAACGGTAATCAATTACGCACGGGTGAAAACAGCACCCGTCGAAAGCCAGCCATAACGTACCGAAAGAACATAGAAACAAACACGCAAAAAatcatgggggaaacagagggttaaatagatGAACATGGAATTGGggaatgaaaccaggtgtgtagaaaacaaagacaaaacaaatggaaaatgaaaagtggatcagcgatggctagaagaccagggacgtcgaccgccgaacgccgcccgaacaaggagagggaccgacttcggcggaagtcgtgacagtattgATGATGGAGGAGTGGCTAACAGGAGACAATCAATCAATTTCTCTCTGAAATGTCACCCTTAAACATTGTGACCCAATTATTACTTGTTATTACTTAATTATTAAGTGTTATCCAAGTGTCAAAAGatccaaatgtttaaaaaaaaaacttgggTCTTGTGAGAACGTTTCCGGAAAAGAGGGGAGTCATCACACTTGCGTCTTTCACCTtaaacaatacatttttatattgcACTTCAGATAGATATCCTCTGTTACTTATTTGTGTgacttgtctgtctgtcatctttAGCTGAAAGAAGgtgagtcagtcagtgtgttgtcCAGACCAtaagaaattgacaagggtcctctgaagctcttgtatcatcTCTTATTAGAAACAACAATAGAGCGTTCAggtaggactggtccttgtggaccaacggCCCCGGATATTCTTTCAAACTGTTTGAGAGACACTTAGATATCATTttatattctgcacacagcaatGCAATAGGTCggcagtttaaaaaaaagagccaaatcccccttttttggcaacaatGAAAGCAcagcacgttgacaggatacaagaagagaaccctcatgaaaagacTCACACACCACTTCATATAAATCcccccaatagacccccaaaagtgcttatagaaATCAGTGGTAAACCATgaatgccaggggctcggcctgatgagagctgcataactgcaaTGGACAGCTCCTGTtgagtaatgtcagagtccaaagTAGCTCTCTACTCAGGGCCTA includes the following:
- the LOC120047676 gene encoding beta-Ala-His dipeptidase-like → MLKPLFQYIDDHQNQFVQRLKEWVAVQSDSGDHTKWGEVERILNMTAVRIQEMGGTVDFADVGTHQLPSGETVPLPPVILAEFERDPKKNTLCIYGHVDVQPAKMADGWTTDPFNLTEIKGNLYGRGATDNKGPVLAWLHAVEAYQATEKEIPVNIKLIIEGLEEVGSYGLLELTRKRNDSFFADVDFIVISDNVWASRTPALTYGARGSSYFFVEVDGPKMDFHSGVYGGSIQEPMSDLIALLGSLLDHTGKILVPGVTDDVAPLTEDERKLYDNISFDLEEMKSVAGVKHFLQDTKEEVLMARWRNPSLSIHGIQGAFSDPGTKTVIPKQVTGKFSIRQVSNMDPPDVERKVKEHLQQVFSTLKSPNRLRVTATVGAKPWVANLKDPQYVAGQRAVREVFGVDPELIREGSTIPIAQNFQEETGKSVMMLPIGGHDDGEHSQNEKISRYNYIEGTKLFAAYFYELSLLK